A segment of the Anguilla anguilla isolate fAngAng1 chromosome 6, fAngAng1.pri, whole genome shotgun sequence genome:
TTATTTGTTCGTGCCAAGCGACAAAAATGCTTGGCATGAACAAGGGAAGGAACTTGCTTCAGAAATTCACGAAACAGAAGGACACAGCTCTTGCAGCCAGCACAAGGATCCAATATTTGTGTGTTACTGaccaatttttgttttttttaatcaacagcCCACTGCATTCTTGAAACTCAGCTTGATTGCCTTTTAAGCGTTTGGGAATAATTCAAGTTTTATCCACAAACTAATagtattgttttttcccccccctctgaaAACTGTCAACTGCCAAAGCACTGCAAGACAAACCCGTGTGTAACTGGCACCGCAtggggtaaggagctggtcttgtaatctaaaggtcacaggttcgattcccagataggactctgccgttgtacccttgagcaaggtacttaacctgcattgcttcagtacatatccagctgtataaatggatgcgatgtagatactgtgtaaaaagttgtgtaagtcgctctggataagagcctctgctaaatgcctgtaaatgtaatgtaatgcatgaaGACTGATTGCCCatgctcccctctccccctccccccctcccccccccctccccccccctccccctctccctctctccctctctccctctctccctctctcccaatctccctctctacctccctccctctctccctctctccctccccccctccctccctcggcCCACGCTCACCGGGCCCACgctcacccctctccctctccctctctctcccctctgtgccCACGCTCACCTCTTGTAGACCACCTTCAGGTCCCTCCAGTGCAGGAAGTTGCAGGTGCGAGGCTTGCGGGAGAGCACCAGGGTGGTCATGTCGCGCACGATCTTCTTCTTCTCGCGCTCGGGCAGCGGCGTGAACCACTTCTGCAGCCGCAGCTTCCCCTGCCGGCTGAACAGGAGCAGGAAGCGCATCTGCGGGCcgggacagacggacggacagagagacagacaggcacacagagagatagacaggcaggcaggcagacaggcacacagacagagagacagacaggcaggccggcaggcaggcacacagagagacagacaggcaggcagacagagagacaggcaggcaggcacacagagagacaggcaggcaggcaggcagagagacagacagcaagacagtcagagacagacaggcagacagagagacaagcagacagacaggcagagaatGGCAAGAAggcaggcagagacagacaggcaagcaggcaggcagacagagagacaggcagacagatagacagacagggTGTAATGGTCACTTTTATGGAAGTCCCCTTTAACttggtttgtttattatatgtttatgtatcaaaatcactggcactgctatAGTGGGGTCAGAGGTGAGGTGCCATTAATGGAGGATAGCATAACGTCACGTGCCTCCGTATTTATACATCAGCTAGACATTAGGTCTTTCGATACTGTGCGTCTCTTCAACAGAGATGCTTATCTCGGGAGACTTTCGTGGGTTACATACCACCGGAGCAAACAACCCATTCTGTCCCATTCTCAATCTCTGAGGACCGGCGGTATATCATCGGGTCCGTGTAacgaggagagggagaggagtttGCTACGACTGTTTTGTTGATATAACGCGCGGAAGCGATTTCCAAAGTGTGGCAAACGGTTTCCTTGCTTTGTCTCTCCAGTCCGTCTGACCGGAACGAACCAAACTTCTGAACCCGCGTGCCACTGACGTAGTCTTCCTCCAATTGTCAGACTTGAGGATTTCAAAGGATTGCCGGAGAAAACATCCTGGCACGGCTGTAAACATCGGACGTTCATTGTCCACAGTTTAATGTATCGAACTACTTGCGGTGTACTAAATGGTTGacaaaacaacttttaaaaaacataaagcaaTGCTTTGTAGACATAAGACAACTGACCGGAACACGAGAGCACTCTAAAGCGGGCCGAATCAACATACACCAAAAATGATTGTACGTTGACCCCGTGCCTACAAGGATTGTCAAGATTTCTCCAGACATATGGTCAAATTCTTGGTGAGGACTAACTTCAAATTTAATGTCATGACAAAGCTTATTAATTACAGGCTGGCTATCTTGTGGCACAGTGACGAAACCTGTTAAACCGGAAAACAGGTAGAGGAACTACCCTTTTGACAACGGTGGATTCAGCCTActaaataacacatttctaaaagtaGCCATCTATCACCAGCAAGGTCTCCGTGGCGAATTATTGGTCCACTTTCAGCCATTAAACAATTCGTATANNNNNNNNNNNNNNNNNNNNNNNNNNNNNNNNNNNNNNNNNNNNNNNNNNNNNNNNNNNNNNNNNNNNNNNNNNNNNNNNNNNNNNNNNNNNNNNNNNNNNNNNNNNNNNNNNNNNNNNNNNNNNNNNNNNNNNNNNNNNNNNNNNNNNNNNNNNNNNNNNNNNNNNNNNNNNNNNNNNNNNNNNNNNNNNNNNNNNNNNccagtgtgtgtttgagtgtgtgtgtgtatgagtgtgtgagtgtgagtgagtgagtgagtgagtgagtgagtgagtgagtgagtgagtgagtgagtgagtgagtgagtgagtgagtgagtgagtgagtgagtgagtgagtgagtgagtgagtgagtgagtgagtgagtgagtgtttgtgagagtgagtgagtgtgtgagtgagtggtgttgtgacctctctcctcccccctctctggccCAGAGGGACAAGTCCAGCACCCCCGTGATGAAGCCGGGCACCCCAATGCCTCCGGAGTCTTCCACCCCGGGGCCCAGCGTGCCCCCCCATTTCCGCCCCGCCCCGGGGAAGCCCGGCATCGACCCCCTCGGTGAGCCTCCCTGTCTGGGATGATCTCAGGCCACGCCCCTTTCACCTGTCTGCTGTCCTTACTGTGCGGGAGAATGGTCTCCATGGAAACTCATGACTGGAATTATCCCTCAGCTGCATACAGTGTATAAGAACAataatatttgatttttaatCCCTTATGGAAATGAAATATACTAAAACGCATTCTGAAATATCTTAAGATATTGCTATACTTTACAGGGTATGGACgaatatgcaaattatttacatttataggTATATTTTGAACTACTCTcctgtgaaatatattcatcatttttaaaattcctcacacacacacatgcacatgcatgcacgcacacacacacacacacacacacacacacacacacacacacacagtgtgcttCATTAATCAGGTTTGCAGTCATTCGTACAGCATGGTGAAGCTGGCTGCAGTGAGGCGTTtcggccagcagagggcagcacgAGCCCGAGCAGCCCTGGGCCTCCCGTGCCCTGCGGCCTTGCACGTGACGTGTCTGTGTGACGCAGGGGGGTGCGCGCCAGTCCCAGAGGGCCTGTATGTGTCAGGCTGGTTTTCATTACGACCAATTACCTTAGCGGTGTTCTCTAAACAgctgtacacccccccccccccccccccccagcactggtTCCCTCCTGCAGCCAgacccccccagcccaaacGGACGCATGCGCCAGATGCGCAGCTCCAGATGCGATCGATCGCAGTTAAATGATTAGGAGTGGCGGCTGGCGGGGAAAACCCGAAATGGGgcgggcgacatagctcaggaggtgagagcggttgtctggcagtcggaggggttgccggttcgatacccccgccctgggcatgtcgaagtgtcccctgagcaagacacctaacccctaactgctctggtgaatgagaggcatcaattgtaaagcgctttggataaaagcgctatataaatgcagtccatttaccatggtTAAAACCATTATGGCTGTTCAACCATGGTCAAAACAGGAGCGTGTTTCAGTCACGGAGTCATGAATCACACGTGTGAAGTCAGGAATTGAAAGTAATTTGTCAAGTTTTTTtatctatattttttttcaagattGTTCCAACTGTAAggtgcaaaatatctgaaacccagCATCCCAAATTCAGTGGAAGgacttcacattaaaaaaagtgGGACACTTGAAAGGGAGGTTCAGTGCTTGGTTGCGGGACAGGTGCTACCGTGGTAACAGGGATGCTGTTGTTATGGAAACACTGTCCCTACGGTTACATCCTGATATtcttggggggggcgggggacaggGCTGGGTTTGAAAATGCCCTGCTGGTGTAGAAGAGTTTTTAGTCTCTGTGACATTGTAATCGTGGAGAAATGAGAACCATTTGGCGTGTGTTGTGTCGAGACCTCACTGCCttttgatgtgtgttttttttgggcccTGTAAGCAAGTTTTAATTCCCTCCCCCTGCGTTCCACGTGGTGACCATatgagcttttatttttatatgccGAGCTAAATTAAttcttttcccccatttttttgcCGATCCATCCGTCTCCAAGTTTTTGTTAAACTGGTTAACTGaaggatgattttttttttccacatgatgCTGCTGttatgaatttatatatttgccACAGCATCTGTGAAACATTCCTGgatggttttccttttttcttctttttcttcattgGGCTTTCTtctgtggtctctctctctatctccttcttctctctcgctctctctcctcctctctctctctctctctcctcctctctctctctctctctctctctctctttctctctctctccctctctccctctctcctcctgtgtgCAGTTTGTTTTTAGGGGTGTGTGTTGCCTGAGGGCCCTGTCTGATTACTGCAGAATGATGTGGCAGCATTTTAAAGGATGTGGTTTACTTGGGGGATGTTTGTGTGCCTGATGACAATGAAATGGACACGTGTTTGGACGGAGTGCTGTGTGTTGGGTTTTATACTTTTTTGGTGGGTGGATGTTTGAGTTGGGTTGGTATATATGagggtgtttgtttttatgtaacGATGGGGAGTTacatgtcctctctctctctccctctctccctccccccctctctttctctctctctcccccctctctctctacccgtttctcactccctctactcctgtctctcttcccttctctctctctctgtctctccccccatctctctctctccccccctctcctctctctttccccatctctttctctctctatacccctgtttctttctccctctactcctgtgtctctcttcccttctctctctctctgtctctccccccatctctctctctcccctctcagttcagttcaattcaattcaattcaaaatgctttatttggcATAATGCTTTATGTTGCCGAAGCTTTACAAAACACATTGCAGTGAACATAACGcacagtgtgatgtcatcaattaaaaatctctctctctccctcctcccccccccccccccccccagctctgggTCTGCGGAACTCCCTGGCGGTGCAGGGTGCCTACCCGGCCGGAGCGTTTGGGCTGCCCCCGGGGGTGAACGGGGAGCTGGGCGGGGCAGCCGCGGTGTACGGGGCGGGGCTGCACCTGGTCTCCCCCGAGATGAACGGGGTGGCAGTGGCGGCTGCAGCGGCGGCTGCTGCGGGATACGGGCGCCCCCCgatggtgagagggagggaggagagagggagggaaggaaggggagggagCTATAcaaaatagctgtacaaaataagtattgtacctgactgaacctgtgtttagcagttgtctacgaccatgaaatgcactttttgtacgtcgctttggataaaagcgtctgccaaataaatgtaatgtaatgagagaaagggagagagggatggagggagggagagggggagggaaggggagagagagagggagggagaagcaCGGATGGAGGGAAAAAGGGAAACAGATTGATAGTGACAGGTCCTCTGTTGTGACTGGGGAGTCATCAGGTGTGTTGATGAAAGACGTGTTCAgatgcgctaacgtgctaatgcccccccccccacccaggtcGGATATGAGTCTCCACACTCCCGTATGAGAGTTCCAGGCCTccctcccagcatgcaacaggCTGCCTCAGGAAAACCGTGAGTGGTGTGACCCCTGAGTCAGTGCTCCAGTGTCAGTGTTGATTCTCAGAGTTAGTGCTCCAGTGTCAGTGTTGATTCTCAGAGTCAGTGCTCCAGTATTAGTGTAGATTCTCACTCATTGCTCCAGTGTCAGTGCTCCAGTGTAAGTGTTGATTCTCAGAGTCAGTGCTCCAGTGTCAGTGTTGATTCTCAGAGTCAGTGCTCCAGTGTAAGTGTTGATTGTCAGGGTCTGTGCACCAGTGTAAGTGTTGATTGTCAGGGTCTGTGCTCCAGTGTAAGTGTTGCTTCTCAGGGTCAGTGCACCAGTGTTAGTGTTGGTTCTCAGAGTCAGTGCTCCAGTGTCAGTGTTGATTCTCAGAGTCAGTGCTCCAGTGTTAGTGTTGATTCTCAGAGTTAGTGCTCCAGTGTCAGTGTTGATTCTCAGAGTCAGTGCTCCAGTGTTAGTGTTGATTCTCACTCATTGCTCCAGTGTCAGTGCTCCAGTGTTAGTGTTGATTCTCAGAGTCAGTGCACCAGTGTTAGTGTTGATTCTCAGAGTCAGTGCTCCAGCGTATCCCTCCCCGCCTGCAGTGCGTACTCGTTCCACGTGAGCGCGGACGGGCAGATGCAGCCGGTGCCCTTCCCTCCGGACGCTCTGATTGGCCCGGGCATCCCGCGCCACGCCCGGCAGATCCACAGCCTGAGCCACGGGGAGGTGGTGTGCGCCGTCACCATCAGCGCCTCCACCCGCCACGTCTACACCGGCGGCAAGGGCTGCGTGAAGGTGTGGGACATCAGCCAGCCCGGCAGCAAGACCCCCATGGCCCAGCTGGACTGCCTGGTGCGTCGCCACTGAGACTGTCCGCACTGAGACTGCTGCTTCATACACACTGAAATTGCCACTTTACCTGTCCCGCGAACTGCACTctgtctttttgtatttgttctgGATGATCCACAGTACTGATAATATCCTGTCTGACCTGTATGTAAATGGATGCTggtttatttctgtaaatacagaaatattatCAATGGccaaaaaaacatgctggcCATTATGGGACCGTTCACGGTGACCTCATTAAACGCCTTGTTTCTGTGTCGCCCAATCAGAACCGAGACAACTACATCCGCTCCTGTAAGCTCCTCCCAGATGGGCGGACCCTGATCGTCGGGGGCGAGGCCAGCACGCTGTCGATCTGGgacctggccacgcccaccccgcGCATCAAGGCGGAGCTGACGTCCTCGGCTCCCGCCTGCTACGCCCTGGCCATCAGCCCCGACAACAAGGTCTGCTTCTCCTGCTGCAGCGACGGCAACATCGTGGTGTGGGACCTGCACAACCAGACGCTCGTCAGGTAACCGTGGAGATGGGGGGGCGGAGATGGGGGCGGGGCAAAGCTCAGTTGTGTGGGACGTCATTTTCCTTCACGTGCAGACATTCCAAATCGAAATAATGAccataataatattaataacaataataagattaatactaataataataataatgataataataagaagatgatttattattatttttttaaaaaatttcttgccaatatgttttcatttcacttcattCAAAGTGCTTTCCTAGTTGAAGAACAAACGTAAAAGCCAGACAGAGTTCGAAAGCAGGATGTGGTTTTAAGTGCTGAATAAGCGCTCAGTGCCAGTGTGTGTTCCCTCCTCGTGTTTAAGTGTGTCTgagtcagacctgggtcaaacaatacgtgtttgttttggtttcaaatacttttctacgctgtactgatcttgtctggtgcattggaaccaatgaaatactctcaaaaagtgcaaaaccccgccttctggtcatattggcaggctcagttacaccaggcaagatcaatagatcacagaaaagtatttgaatccaaaacaatgacgtgtttgacccaggtctgagtCTCTCAGTCGTTAGGGGTCAGATTCAGTGGCCTGTGTGAGTGCAGCACTGAGCTGAGTGTCCATGTGGCCCCTGGCCCACCGCAGGCAGTTCCAGGGCCACACGGACGGGGCCAGCTGCATCGACATCTCCAGCGACGGGACCAAGCTGTGGACGGGGGGGCTGGACAACACGGTGCGCTGCTGGGACCTGCGGGAGGGgcggcagctgcagcagcacgACTTCACCTCCCAGGTACAGGGGAGAGGGGCCTGGACTGGGCCTGGACTAGGCCTGGACTGGGGCTGGACTGGGATTATACTAGTGTTATACTGGGGCAGGACAGGACTGGGGCTGCACTGGGACTAGAGATATACTGGAGTTATACTGGGGCTGGACTGGGACTATACTGGGGATATACTGGGGCTGGACTGGGACTATACTGGGGATATACTGGGGCTGGACTGGTTTTATACTGGTGTTATACTAGTGTTATACTGGGGCTCAGTTGATCTTATACTAGTGTTAAACTGGGGCTGGACTGGGTTATTACTGGGTATATACTGGTCTAACACTGTGTCTGTATTGGTGTTATACTTTCTGTACTGGGGATATACTGTGTCTGTACTATGTTTAGTCCTCTGATAGTACAGCTTGCACTCATAGCATTGTACCATACTGTGCTGTACGTCTGTCTGATGATAGTGAAGATGCTTGTCGTGTCGCTGCTCATCctcagatgtttttgttttgcctctctcctccactcaTCCTCTAATtgctcctccctccttctctccctccttccagaTCTTCTCTCTGGGGTACTGTCCCACAGGGGAGTGGCTGGCCGTGGGGATGGAGAGCAGCAACGTGGAGGTGCTGCACGTCTCCAAACCCGACAAGTACCAGCTGCACCTCCACGAGAGCTGCGTGCTCTCCCTCAAGTTCGCCTACTGCGGTGAGCCCA
Coding sequences within it:
- the LOC118229578 gene encoding transducin-like enhancer protein 1 isoform X5, which codes for MFPQNRQTAPLQPPPGSSVSAAAAAAAAAAAASGAPQALKLTYPETLDRIKEEFQFLQTQYHSLKLECEKLATEKTEIQRHYVMYYEMSYGLNIEMHKQTEIAKRLNVICAQLIPFLSQEHQQQVVQAMERAKQVTMGELNAAIGVRGLPLLPPTQQLQAQHLSQHAAQGLPMGAHPSSLQHPGLALGAGSGLLALPGALGAQLAAKEERAHLEAIAEQHRDREAGPSSLSNGDKGRGSEYLSNGKRRKPEEKEFLTDYGSDADKSDDNLVVDEDPSSPRSVQSYSSRENGLEKLPASRKEAPPQASPASLASSSSAASPSRSKEVPSRDKSSTPVMKPGTPMPPESSTPGPSVPPHFRPAPGKPGIDPLALGLRNSLAVQGAYPAGAFGLPPGVNGELGGAAAVYGAGLHLVSPEMNGVAVAAAAAAAAGYGRPPMVGYESPHSRMRVPGLPPSMQQAASGKPAYSFHVSADGQMQPVPFPPDALIGPGIPRHARQIHSLSHGEVVCAVTISASTRHVYTGGKGCVKVWDISQPGSKTPMAQLDCLNRDNYIRSCKLLPDGRTLIVGGEASTLSIWDLATPTPRIKAELTSSAPACYALAISPDNKVCFSCCSDGNIVVWDLHNQTLVRQFQGHTDGASCIDISSDGTKLWTGGLDNTVRCWDLREGRQLQQHDFTSQIFSLGYCPTGEWLAVGMESSNVEVLHVSKPDKYQLHLHESCVLSLKFAYCGKWFVSTGKDNLLNAWRTPYGSSIFQSKESSSVLSCDISPDDQFIVTGSGDKKATVYEVIY
- the LOC118229578 gene encoding transducin-like enhancer protein 1 isoform X7, which codes for MFPQNRQTAPLQPPPGSSVSAAAAAAAAAAAASGAPQALKLTYPETLDRIKEEFQFLQTQYHSLKLECEKLATEKTEIQRHYVMYYEMSYGLNIEMHKQTEIAKRLNVICAQLIPFLSQEHQQQVVQAMERAKQQLQAQHLSQHAAQGLPMGAHPSSLQHPGLALGAGSGLLALPGALGAQLAAKEERAHLEAIAEQHRDRWGRGAVWLTGLDKDREAGPSSLSNGDKGRGSEYLSNGKRRKPEEKEFLTDYGSDADKSDDNLVVDEDPSSPRSVQSYSSRENGLEKLPASRKEAPPQASPASLASSSSAASPSRSKEVPSRDKSSTPVMKPGTPMPPESSTPGPSVPPHFRPAPGKPGIDPLALGLRNSLAVQGAYPAGAFGLPPGVNGELGGAAAVYGAGLHLVSPEMNGVAVAAAAAAAAGYGRPPMVGYESPHSRMRVPGLPPSMQQAASGKPAYSFHVSADGQMQPVPFPPDALIGPGIPRHARQIHSLSHGEVVCAVTISASTRHVYTGGKGCVKVWDISQPGSKTPMAQLDCLNRDNYIRSCKLLPDGRTLIVGGEASTLSIWDLATPTPRIKAELTSSAPACYALAISPDNKVCFSCCSDGNIVVWDLHNQTLVRQFQGHTDGASCIDISSDGTKLWTGGLDNTVRCWDLREGRQLQQHDFTSQIFSLGYCPTGEWLAVGMESSNVEVLHVSKPDKYQLHLHESCVLSLKFAYCGKWFVSTGKDNLLNAWRTPYGSSIFQSKESSSVLSCDISPDDQFIVTGSGDKKATVYEVIY
- the LOC118229578 gene encoding transducin-like enhancer protein 1 isoform X3 gives rise to the protein MFPQNRQTAPLQPPPGSSVSAAAAAAAAAAAASGAPQALKLTYPETLDRIKEEFQFLQTQYHSLKLECEKLATEKTEIQRHYVMYYEMSYGLNIEMHKQTEIAKRLNVICAQLIPFLSQEHQQQVVQAMERAKQVTMGELNAAIGQQLQAQHLSQHAAQGLPMGAHPSSLQHPGLALGAGSGLLALPGALGAQLAAKEERAHLEAIAEQHRDRWGRGAVWLTGLDKDREAGPSSLSNGDKGRGSEYLSNGKRRKPEEKEFLTDYGSDADKSDDNLVVDEDPSSPRSVQSYSSRENGLEKLPASRKEAPPQASPASLASSSSAASPSRSKEVPSRDKSSTPVMKPGTPMPPESSTPGPSVPPHFRPAPGKPGIDPLALGLRNSLAVQGAYPAGAFGLPPGVNGELGGAAAVYGAGLHLVSPEMNGVAVAAAAAAAAGYGRPPMVGYESPHSRMRVPGLPPSMQQAASGKPAYSFHVSADGQMQPVPFPPDALIGPGIPRHARQIHSLSHGEVVCAVTISASTRHVYTGGKGCVKVWDISQPGSKTPMAQLDCLNRDNYIRSCKLLPDGRTLIVGGEASTLSIWDLATPTPRIKAELTSSAPACYALAISPDNKVCFSCCSDGNIVVWDLHNQTLVRQFQGHTDGASCIDISSDGTKLWTGGLDNTVRCWDLREGRQLQQHDFTSQIFSLGYCPTGEWLAVGMESSNVEVLHVSKPDKYQLHLHESCVLSLKFAYCGKWFVSTGKDNLLNAWRTPYGSSIFQSKESSSVLSCDISPDDQFIVTGSGDKKATVYEVIY
- the LOC118229578 gene encoding transducin-like enhancer protein 1 isoform X6: MFPQNRQTAPLQPPPGSSVSAAAAAAAAAAAASGAPQALKLTYPETLDRIKEEFQFLQTQYHSLKLECEKLATEKTEIQRHYVMYYEMSYGLNIEMHKQTEIAKRLNVICAQLIPFLSQEHQQQVVQAMERAKQQQLQAQHLSQHAAQGLPMGAHPSSLQHPGLALGAGSGLLALPGALGAQLAAKEERAHLEAIAEQHRDRWGRGAVWLTGLDKDREAGPSSLSNGDKGRGSEYLSNGKRRKPEEKEFLTDYGSDADKSDDNLVVDEDPSSPRSVQSYSSRENGLEKLPASRKEAPPQASPASLASSSSAASPSRSKEVPSRDKSSTPVMKPGTPMPPESSTPGPSVPPHFRPAPGKPGIDPLALGLRNSLAVQGAYPAGAFGLPPGVNGELGGAAAVYGAGLHLVSPEMNGVAVAAAAAAAAGYGRPPMVGYESPHSRMRVPGLPPSMQQAASGKPAYSFHVSADGQMQPVPFPPDALIGPGIPRHARQIHSLSHGEVVCAVTISASTRHVYTGGKGCVKVWDISQPGSKTPMAQLDCLNRDNYIRSCKLLPDGRTLIVGGEASTLSIWDLATPTPRIKAELTSSAPACYALAISPDNKVCFSCCSDGNIVVWDLHNQTLVRQFQGHTDGASCIDISSDGTKLWTGGLDNTVRCWDLREGRQLQQHDFTSQIFSLGYCPTGEWLAVGMESSNVEVLHVSKPDKYQLHLHESCVLSLKFAYCGKWFVSTGKDNLLNAWRTPYGSSIFQSKESSSVLSCDISPDDQFIVTGSGDKKATVYEVIY
- the LOC118229578 gene encoding transducin-like enhancer protein 1 isoform X4 is translated as MFPQNRQTAPLQPPPGSSVSAAAAAAAAAAAASGAPQALKLTYPETLDRIKEEFQFLQTQYHSLKLECEKLATEKTEIQRHYVMYYEMSYGLNIEMHKQTEIAKRLNVICAQLIPFLSQEHQQQVVQAMERAKQVTMGELNAAIGQLQAQHLSQHAAQGLPMGAHPSSLQHPGLALGAGSGLLALPGALGAQLAAKEERAHLEAIAEQHRDRWGRGAVWLTGLDKDREAGPSSLSNGDKGRGSEYLSNGKRRKPEEKEFLTDYGSDADKSDDNLVVDEDPSSPRSVQSYSSRENGLEKLPASRKEAPPQASPASLASSSSAASPSRSKEVPSRDKSSTPVMKPGTPMPPESSTPGPSVPPHFRPAPGKPGIDPLALGLRNSLAVQGAYPAGAFGLPPGVNGELGGAAAVYGAGLHLVSPEMNGVAVAAAAAAAAGYGRPPMVGYESPHSRMRVPGLPPSMQQAASGKPAYSFHVSADGQMQPVPFPPDALIGPGIPRHARQIHSLSHGEVVCAVTISASTRHVYTGGKGCVKVWDISQPGSKTPMAQLDCLNRDNYIRSCKLLPDGRTLIVGGEASTLSIWDLATPTPRIKAELTSSAPACYALAISPDNKVCFSCCSDGNIVVWDLHNQTLVRQFQGHTDGASCIDISSDGTKLWTGGLDNTVRCWDLREGRQLQQHDFTSQIFSLGYCPTGEWLAVGMESSNVEVLHVSKPDKYQLHLHESCVLSLKFAYCGKWFVSTGKDNLLNAWRTPYGSSIFQSKESSSVLSCDISPDDQFIVTGSGDKKATVYEVIY